A single window of Arcobacter venerupis DNA harbors:
- a CDS encoding transposase, which produces MNQILITDALEQIKASEFELDIPRDRNGSFEPQIVKKHQTHISEQIEEKILSLYGLGNSYQQIDEHIEELYGLEFSKATISPITGNVIIATMSSGGTSGNI; this is translated from the coding sequence ATGAATCAAATACTTATAACAGATGCACTTGAACAAATTAAAGCTAGTGAATTTGAACTTGATATTCCAAGAGACCGTAACGGCTCGTTTGAACCACAAATTGTAAAGAAACATCAAACTCATATCTCTGAGCAGATTGAAGAGAAAATACTTTCACTTTATGGACTTGGAAACAGTTATCAACAGATTGATGAACACATTGAAGAACTCTATGGTTTAGAGTTTTCTAAAGCTACAATTAGCCCAATAACTGGTAATGTGATAATAGCAACAATGTCCAGTGGAGGAACAAGTGGGAACATTTAA
- a CDS encoding DUF1826 domain-containing protein, with protein MMNKKNLNIAREWSQEGYMFRHMSQDKQPTVLSDIYKEEINIAIWRRQKQFLVKEFLALNPTFQKEMILTPEDALSRISESFDNNMTEVSEDIALLVDMFCYLFELKQAGMRLKVLDKAMCPKFHVDKVPCRLVTTYQGIATQWLPHELVDQTKLGWGCDGLPDSESGLYQSESDIQQLDCGDVALIKGTLWEGNENAGLVHRSPGLIANEKRLILTLDFI; from the coding sequence ATGATGAATAAAAAAAATCTTAATATTGCTAGGGAATGGAGTCAAGAGGGATATATGTTCCGACATATGTCTCAGGATAAACAACCAACGGTTTTGAGCGATATCTATAAAGAAGAGATCAATATAGCCATTTGGCGACGTCAGAAACAATTTTTGGTAAAAGAATTTTTAGCATTGAATCCTACATTCCAAAAGGAAATGATCTTAACACCAGAAGATGCGCTTTCGCGTATTAGCGAATCTTTTGATAACAATATGACTGAAGTTAGCGAAGATATAGCTCTGCTTGTGGATATGTTTTGTTATTTATTTGAACTTAAACAAGCAGGTATGCGTTTGAAAGTTTTAGATAAAGCGATGTGCCCTAAGTTTCATGTGGACAAAGTGCCTTGCCGTCTTGTGACGACCTATCAAGGTATAGCTACGCAATGGCTACCGCATGAACTGGTTGATCAAACAAAACTGGGATGGGGTTGTGACGGCTTGCCTGACAGTGAATCTGGTCTTTACCAAAGTGAAAGTGATATCCAACAACTAGATTGTGGCGATGTTGCATTAATCAAAGGTACACTTTGGGAAGGTAATGAAAATGCAGGCTTAGTCCACCGTTCACCAGGATTAATAGCCAATGAAAAGCGTTTGATATTAACTTTAGATTTTATATAG
- a CDS encoding double-stranded DNA repair protein Rad50 gives MKNIKVELESIIFNVMLPESQAFLDELNEEIEKGNEEEEIIEAKKDIASFIEELNQVLKLIEEKRLSNKDAKDIYKKIRNMLDEHEDEHEH, from the coding sequence GTGAAAAATATAAAAGTAGAATTAGAAAGTATAATATTTAACGTGATGCTACCAGAATCACAAGCTTTTTTAGATGAATTAAATGAAGAAATAGAAAAAGGAAATGAAGAAGAAGAGATTATTGAAGCAAAAAAAGATATTGCATCTTTTATTGAAGAATTAAATCAAGTTTTAAAACTGATTGAAGAAAAGAGACTATCAAATAAAGATGCAAAAGATATCTATAAAAAAATTAGAAATATGCTTGATGAACATGAAGACGAACATGAACATTAA
- a CDS encoding DUF2116 family Zn-ribbon domain-containing protein: protein MSNCPYCGKKIPMSKAFCSKSCKENYFQMLAIQIPQPFLKRIFIFCTLEQREIEIENFAKRHYWNHELVKKKIEEESIKFGYENN, encoded by the coding sequence ATGTCAAATTGTCCTTACTGTGGAAAAAAAATCCCTATGAGTAAAGCTTTTTGTTCTAAAAGTTGTAAAGAAAACTATTTTCAAATGCTTGCAATACAAATTCCTCAACCATTTTTAAAAAGAATATTTATATTTTGTACTTTGGAACAAAGAGAAATAGAGATTGAGAATTTTGCCAAAAGACATTATTGGAATCATGAACTAGTTAAAAAGAAAATTGAGGAAGAATCAATTAAATTTGGCTATGAAAACAACTAA
- the ribA gene encoding GTP cyclohydrolase II, which translates to MEIDFKKSNGLVPVIAQEYGTNEILMLGYMNKEAFDLTIETKIVHYFSRSKNRIWKKGEESGHIQKLIDLRVDCDEDTLLVIVEQIGNTACHTGAKSCFYRSYLQKENQKKIVSSEIANLPTKYGVFNIKAYKDGCQEHLSIMSKDFKDIEAPLVRVHSECLTGDAIGSLKCDCNNQLDLALELISRDGGLLIYHRQEGRNIGLVNKVNAYNLQDHGFNTVEANLKLGFKEDERDYKAVEYILKDLGITKMRLITNNPKKISFFEKCGIEIVERIPAITKTNKFNENYLKTKKEELGHLL; encoded by the coding sequence ATGGAAATTGATTTTAAAAAATCTAATGGATTAGTTCCAGTTATTGCCCAAGAATATGGAACAAATGAGATATTAATGTTGGGTTATATGAACAAAGAGGCTTTTGATTTGACTATTGAAACCAAAATTGTTCACTATTTCTCAAGAAGTAAAAACAGAATCTGGAAAAAGGGTGAGGAGAGTGGTCATATTCAGAAACTAATTGATTTAAGAGTTGATTGTGATGAAGATACACTTTTAGTGATTGTAGAACAAATTGGCAATACAGCTTGTCATACAGGCGCTAAATCTTGTTTTTATAGATCATATTTACAAAAAGAAAATCAAAAAAAAATTGTTAGTTCAGAAATTGCAAATTTACCAACAAAATATGGAGTTTTTAACATAAAAGCTTATAAAGATGGTTGTCAGGAACATTTATCAATTATGAGTAAAGACTTTAAAGATATTGAAGCACCACTTGTAAGAGTTCATAGTGAATGTTTAACAGGAGATGCGATTGGAAGTTTAAAATGTGATTGTAATAACCAATTGGATTTAGCATTAGAACTTATTTCTAGAGATGGTGGTCTACTAATATATCATAGACAAGAGGGAAGAAATATAGGTTTAGTTAATAAAGTAAATGCTTATAATCTTCAAGACCATGGATTTAACACAGTAGAAGCGAATTTAAAACTAGGCTTTAAAGAAGATGAAAGAGATTATAAAGCAGTTGAATATATTTTAAAAGACTTAGGCATAACAAAAATGAGATTAATTACTAATAATCCTAAAAAAATCAGTTTTTTTGAAAAATGTGGTATTGAAATAGTTGAAAGAATACCAGCAATTACAAAAACAAATAAGTTTAATGAAAACTATTTAAAAACAAAAAAAGAGGAACTAGGACATCTACTTTAA
- the pyrC gene encoding dihydroorotase, with protein MEKFIINSALDMHLHLRDDDMLKLVAPLTSKSFAGALIMPNLLPPITTKEALLSYKQRIKEATKEDIFTPYVTIFFQVEYSYSFLEDIKDEIIAVKLYPFGVTTNSETGVSSMDVEILRPTLESMSKLGIPLCVHGETKGFVMDREKEFLPIYESLAINFPNLKIIMEHISTKEAITLLDKYDNLYATVTIHHLLLTLDDVAGGMLNPHNFCKPIVKRYEDRDALQEVVLQAHPKIMFGSDSAPHQKENKECHHGAAGVFNSPIALQLLTELFEKNGKLDNLNTFVSLNAQKIYNLKPISKPITLIKKDFIVPDVYSYKNEQVVPMFAGKTLAWSIK; from the coding sequence ATGGAAAAATTTATTATAAACTCTGCATTAGATATGCATCTCCATTTAAGAGATGATGATATGCTCAAGCTTGTAGCACCCTTAACTTCAAAAAGTTTTGCAGGTGCACTTATTATGCCAAATCTTCTTCCCCCAATTACTACAAAAGAGGCTTTGTTATCATATAAGCAAAGAATAAAAGAAGCAACAAAAGAAGATATTTTTACTCCTTATGTGACAATATTTTTTCAAGTGGAGTATTCATACTCATTTTTAGAAGATATAAAAGATGAAATAATTGCGGTAAAACTTTATCCTTTTGGAGTAACAACAAACAGTGAAACAGGTGTATCTTCAATGGATGTTGAAATTTTAAGACCAACACTTGAATCAATGAGTAAATTAGGTATTCCTTTATGTGTACATGGAGAAACAAAAGGTTTTGTAATGGATAGAGAAAAAGAGTTTTTACCTATTTATGAATCTTTAGCTATAAATTTTCCAAATCTTAAAATAATTATGGAGCATATTTCAACAAAAGAAGCAATTACATTACTTGATAAATACGATAATTTATATGCAACAGTTACTATTCATCATTTACTTTTGACCCTTGATGATGTAGCAGGTGGAATGTTAAATCCCCATAATTTTTGCAAACCAATTGTAAAAAGATATGAAGATAGAGATGCTTTACAAGAAGTAGTATTACAAGCTCATCCTAAAATTATGTTTGGTTCAGATTCAGCTCCCCATCAAAAAGAGAATAAAGAGTGTCATCATGGAGCAGCGGGAGTATTTAATTCACCTATTGCTTTACAACTTTTAACTGAATTATTTGAAAAAAATGGAAAATTAGATAACTTAAATACTTTTGTAAGTTTAAATGCACAAAAAATTTATAATTTAAAACCTATTTCTAAGCCAATTACTCTAATTAAAAAAGATTTTATAGTTCCTGATGTTTATTCTTACAAAAACGAACAAGTAGTTCCAATGTTTGCAGGGAAAACTTTAGCTTGGAGTATAAAGTGA
- a CDS encoding 6-pyruvoyl trahydropterin synthase family protein, protein MIIRKKFKFEGAHIVRNCSTKRCKTSIHGHSYEVEVFFTSNKLDNGYMVLDFGLTKKHIKNIIDSFDHAYSLWSQETDEFKNFFKTNSLRWIEMPVSPSAEIYSLMFLKFIDHILKNTSFFNGEGDVKVSSVRVHETKTGYAEAFRDDMDSIELDIKKVVFSDEVVNEWKNKNELLKILSM, encoded by the coding sequence GTGATTATAAGAAAGAAATTTAAATTTGAAGGTGCTCATATAGTAAGAAATTGTTCAACAAAAAGGTGTAAAACATCAATTCATGGACACTCCTATGAAGTTGAAGTATTTTTTACTTCTAATAAATTAGACAATGGCTATATGGTTTTAGATTTTGGATTAACAAAAAAACATATTAAAAATATTATAGACTCTTTTGATCATGCTTACTCTTTATGGTCACAAGAAACTGATGAGTTTAAAAATTTTTTTAAAACAAATTCACTGCGTTGGATAGAGATGCCAGTATCTCCAAGTGCTGAAATCTATAGTTTGATGTTTTTAAAATTTATTGACCATATTTTAAAAAATACAAGTTTTTTTAATGGTGAAGGAGATGTTAAAGTATCATCTGTTCGAGTTCATGAAACAAAAACTGGTTATGCAGAAGCCTTTAGGGATGACATGGATTCAATTGAATTAGATATAAAAAAAGTTGTTTTTTCAGATGAAGTAGTAAATGAATGGAAAAATAAAAATGAATTATTAAAAATATTATCTATGTAA
- a CDS encoding nuclear transport factor 2 family protein, with product MIEKPKDVLEQWMQAINDGNVESLLSLYDNDAVLIPTFSNRLLNTADKLKDYFEKLGNREDLSIALHEKTLITQELGNQIYSLSGIYNWRFAVDGELLNFEARFSYVIDLSRPNPILHHHSSQIPRML from the coding sequence GTGATAGAAAAACCAAAAGATGTATTAGAACAATGGATGCAAGCCATAAATGATGGGAATGTTGAAAGTTTACTTAGCTTATATGATAATGATGCTGTGTTGATACCAACATTTTCAAATAGATTATTAAATACTGCAGATAAATTAAAAGATTATTTTGAAAAACTTGGAAATCGCGAAGACCTCAGTATTGCATTACATGAAAAAACATTAATAACTCAAGAGTTAGGAAATCAAATTTATTCATTGAGTGGTATTTATAATTGGCGTTTTGCAGTGGATGGAGAATTATTAAATTTTGAAGCAAGATTTAGTTATGTAATTGACCTTTCAAGACCAAATCCAATTTTACATCATCACTCATCTCAAATTCCTAGAATGTTATAA
- a CDS encoding recombinase family protein, with the protein MNVGYARVSTSSQNLENQINQLKRSGCEKIFSEKRSGKNEVDREQFKIMMGFVRECVVLYITKLDRLARSVIDLHNIAKFLQNKDVNLKVLHQNIDTTSPAGRLLFTMLGAIAEFERDLINEHVREGIEAAKKKGVQFDYFI; encoded by the coding sequence ATGAATGTAGGTTATGCAAGAGTTTCAACTTCAAGTCAAAATCTTGAGAATCAAATTAATCAACTCAAGCGTTCAGGCTGTGAAAAGATATTTTCAGAAAAAAGATCAGGAAAGAATGAAGTAGATCGCGAGCAATTTAAGATTATGATGGGCTTCGTAAGAGAATGTGTTGTACTTTATATTACAAAACTAGATAGATTAGCAAGGTCTGTAATAGACCTTCATAACATTGCAAAGTTTTTACAAAATAAAGATGTAAATCTCAAAGTATTACATCAAAACATTGATACGACATCTCCAGCCGGTAGACTGTTATTTACAATGTTAGGTGCTATTGCAGAGTTTGAACGTGATTTGATAAATGAACATGTTAGAGAAGGGATTGAAGCTGCAAAGAAAAAAGGTGTTCAGTTTGACTACTTCATTTAA
- a CDS encoding Fic family protein — MKKQKWIWEYEEYPNFKYDKDKVSLILRDIAYEQGKLKAFMLLMDQESTKYSLASTLENEIIASCQIEGEILNRQSVRSSIKQKLGLESHEYYNAIRKEDNYVEILIDANTHYGQALNLEKIFGWHHAMFEKGYSGFSKIKVAQFRGDGSMQVVSGDYGNEKIHYEAPPFDTLEQEMNSFIQWFNETPSSLEKAAITHLWFVIIHPFDDGNGRITRALTDRVLSKLEKSSFSKIYTMSKSIYEDRIGYYNALDKTTGRFQKDEPLDITYWMEWFFKTLHDALLDAQKQLSYIVDKTKFWDAHRSDELNARQIKVLNKLLDIGNENFKGDLTKKKYVKIANTAETNASRDLADLLEKACIKKVEGSTGKGTKYTINHKT; from the coding sequence ATGAAAAAACAAAAATGGATTTGGGAATACGAAGAGTATCCTAATTTTAAATATGATAAAGATAAAGTATCACTAATATTAAGAGATATTGCATATGAGCAAGGTAAACTAAAAGCTTTTATGCTTTTAATGGATCAAGAAAGTACAAAATACTCTTTAGCTAGTACCCTTGAAAATGAGATAATAGCCAGTTGTCAAATTGAAGGAGAAATATTAAATAGACAAAGTGTACGATCTTCTATTAAACAAAAACTTGGACTTGAATCTCATGAATACTATAATGCTATTAGGAAAGAAGACAACTATGTCGAAATATTAATTGATGCTAATACACATTATGGACAAGCTTTAAATTTAGAAAAAATATTTGGTTGGCATCATGCAATGTTTGAAAAGGGTTACAGTGGATTTTCTAAAATAAAAGTAGCTCAATTCAGAGGCGATGGCTCTATGCAAGTTGTGTCAGGTGATTATGGAAATGAAAAGATTCATTACGAAGCACCACCATTTGATACATTAGAGCAAGAAATGAATAGTTTTATCCAATGGTTTAATGAAACACCTAGTTCTTTAGAAAAAGCAGCAATTACACATCTTTGGTTTGTAATTATTCACCCTTTTGATGATGGAAATGGTCGTATAACTAGAGCTTTAACAGATAGAGTTTTATCCAAACTAGAAAAATCTTCTTTTTCAAAAATTTATACTATGTCAAAGAGTATCTATGAAGATAGAATTGGATACTATAATGCACTAGACAAAACAACAGGTAGATTTCAAAAAGACGAGCCTTTAGATATTACATATTGGATGGAATGGTTTTTTAAAACTCTACATGACGCTTTATTAGATGCCCAAAAACAACTATCATACATTGTTGATAAAACAAAGTTCTGGGATGCTCATAGGAGTGATGAATTAAATGCAAGACAAATTAAAGTATTAAATAAACTTCTAGATATAGGTAATGAAAATTTTAAAGGTGATTTAACAAAGAAGAAATATGTAAAAATTGCTAATACAGCAGAAACCAATGCATCAAGAGACTTAGCAGACTTACTTGAAAAAGCTTGCATCAAAAAAGTTGAAGGTTCAACAGGAAAAGGTACTAAATATACGATAAATCATAAAACTTGA